In a single window of the Elaeis guineensis isolate ETL-2024a chromosome 8, EG11, whole genome shotgun sequence genome:
- the LOC140851119 gene encoding uncharacterized protein encodes MWQMREGERIVVECNQLGQPIKKAACLLTSFLGTVARRPQLCPLGYAKWNDMLPTYKVELLRVIESKFVLPPSTHDFVMKSLNRKWKEYRAQLKKDYMRQGMTEEEIARNCPPDVPPHQWMELVHYWFSERAQTYSAIGRAARAAQSVPHTSGSKSYA; translated from the exons atgtggcagatgcgtgagggcgagagaattgttgtggagtgcaatcagctaggtcagccaattaagaaagctgcctgcttattgacttcatttttggggactgttgctcggaggcctcagctatgtccgttgggctatgcaaaatggaatgacatgcttccaacgtacaaagttgagctccttcgagttatagag agcaagtttgttctccctccatccactcatgattttgtaatgaagtctctcaaccgcaaatggaaagaatatagagcacaattgaagaaggactatatgagacagggtatgacagaggaggagattgctaggaattgtcctcctgatgtaccccctcatcagtggatggagttggttcattattggttctccgagagggcacag acttattctgctattggtagagctgcacgagcagctcagtctgttcctcatacatcggggtcgaagagttatgcatga